Proteins encoded by one window of Magnetococcales bacterium:
- a CDS encoding type II toxin-antitoxin system MqsA family antitoxin, protein MKCTVCKHGETKSGTVSVTLERKGTTLVFREVPAMVCDNCGEVYHDAAVSAQLMHRAEEAVRA, encoded by the coding sequence ATGAAGTGTACGGTATGCAAACACGGCGAGACCAAATCGGGAACGGTCAGCGTCACTCTGGAGCGCAAGGGTACCACTCTGGTGTTTCGCGAGGTGCCGGCCATGGTCTGTGACAACTGCGGCGAGGTCTATCATGATGCGGCGGTCTCTGCCCAGCTCATGCATCGAGCGGAGGAGGCCGTTCGCGCCTGA
- a CDS encoding type II toxin-antitoxin system VapB family antitoxin produces the protein MMTTIEINDALMLTAQKLAHQRNLTLRQVVESALQSFVEQEQEREKGFRLRKCSFRGNGLQTDIQEGDWAAIRERIDGDREKMIHVENPLRGVTK, from the coding sequence ATGATGACGACAATTGAAATCAATGACGCTCTGATGCTGACCGCCCAAAAACTGGCGCATCAACGCAATCTGACCCTGCGACAAGTGGTGGAATCGGCCTTGCAGTCCTTCGTGGAACAGGAGCAAGAAAGGGAGAAAGGGTTTCGTCTGCGCAAATGTTCCTTCCGGGGCAACGGTCTGCAAACGGATATCCAGGAAGGGGATTGGGCGGCAATCCGCGAACGTATTGATGGAGATCGAGAAAAAATGATCCATGTGGAAAATCCACTTCGAGGAGTCACAAAATGA
- a CDS encoding UPF0175 family protein, with translation MTTLTMELPSTVFSSLRRSPGEFAIEMRKAAAIYWYQRGMISQEKAAEVAGLDRTDFLLLLAAEKVDVFAVDMEALRQELSDA, from the coding sequence ATGACCACGCTCACCATGGAGTTGCCCAGCACGGTTTTTTCTTCCCTGCGGCGTTCGCCGGGGGAGTTTGCCATTGAAATGCGCAAGGCTGCTGCCATCTATTGGTATCAAAGGGGTATGATATCCCAGGAAAAAGCCGCCGAGGTGGCTGGATTGGATCGAACCGATTTTCTGCTATTGCTGGCAGCGGAAAAGGTGGATGTCTTTGCTGTGGACATGGAAGCATTGAGGCAAGAGTTGAGCGATGCTTGA
- a CDS encoding DUF3368 domain-containing protein — MLEPIVINASPLIFLARSQNIHLLQQLHRPVLIPQPVAQEIQARGQYDPTTRALAETEWLEVVPAPTIPNEILSWDLGKGESSVLAMAWSKPDSMAMIDDLTGRRCAQALNIRLIGTLGLVLLAKQKGAITHARTTLRTMREQGMYLSDVVIDAALKLVDESWP, encoded by the coding sequence ATGCTTGAACCCATCGTTATCAATGCATCGCCGCTGATTTTCTTGGCGCGATCCCAAAATATCCACTTGCTACAGCAACTGCATCGCCCCGTTTTGATCCCGCAGCCCGTGGCACAAGAAATCCAGGCCCGGGGCCAATATGATCCCACAACACGAGCCCTTGCCGAAACGGAGTGGCTGGAAGTGGTGCCCGCACCGACTATTCCGAACGAAATTCTCTCCTGGGATCTCGGCAAGGGGGAGTCTTCGGTGTTGGCTATGGCATGGTCAAAACCTGATTCCATGGCCATGATCGATGACCTGACCGGGCGACGTTGCGCCCAGGCACTGAACATTCGGTTGATAGGTACGTTGGGTTTGGTGCTTTTGGCCAAACAAAAAGGAGCGATCACCCATGCCCGCACCACTCTCAGAACCATGCGGGAGCAGGGTATGTACCTGTCGGACGTCGTCATTGATGCGGCCTTGAAACTGGTTGATGAATCCTGGCCATGA